TGCCTCCACCGCCGGGCGAACGAGGACGATGCGGCTGATAGCCGCCGCCTTGAGGAGGGCCACTGCATGGCAGACCGCCAGGTACGTTTTGCCCGTGCCTGCCGGTCCGATGGCGAAAACGATGTGGTTGTTCCGCACCGCCTCGAGATATTTTCTCTGCCCCTCGGTCTTCGCCCTGATGGGCTTTCCCCGGGCGGTAGTGCATATGACCTCGGAGAAGAGGGGAGCGAGATCCACCGACCCCCTCTCCGCTATCATGTCCATGGCGTAGCGCACGTCGGCCAGATGGAGAAGGTGCCCCTTCCCGGCGATCGTGTGGAGTTGCTCCAGAAGCGAATGGACCATGTCCACCACTCCTCCGTCCGGGCCGCGCACCGCGACCCGGTTGCCCCTCACGACAAGCCGGACGGGATATCGCTCTTCGATGGCGGCGATGTTTTCGTCATCCTTCCCGGCAAACCGGGACATGGAGTCTAAGTCCGAAAACTCTACCTCCTTGATGGAAAACCCCGTCTCAACCGTGTCATTTACGTTAATATTCGTCATAGAACCGGTTCGTCGCCGCCTTTCACTCTGCTATACGGGATACCCCGCACCGTCCACCAGTTCGGACACGCCAACGTCCACCTTCATCTCCCGGGCGAACTTCCGCATGAGGAAATCCTTCGCCACGGCGGGGAACAGAACATAACTGAGCACGTCCTCCGGCTGGAGGATCCAGGGCTCCACGGCCTTCGCGGCCGCCTCAAGTTCGGGGGCGATGTTCTCGGCGGGCCTGCAGGTAATGGGAATCTCGTCGCCGATGACTTTCTTCTGGATCTCCGGGTCCAGCTCTGCGGGCGGCTTGCCGTACTGGCCGAGGAAGTAGCTGCGCACTTCCTTTGGAACGATCTTCCAGCGCTCGCCCACGAGGACGTTGAGGGTAGCCTGGGTGCCCACGATCTGGCTGGTGGGGGTGACGAGGGGAGGATAGCCCATTTCCTTCCGGACCCTGGGAACCTCATCCAGCACTTCGGGCAGCCGGTGAAGGGCATTCTGGTCCTTAAGCTGGCTGATCAGGTTGGAGTACATGCCCCCGGGGATCTGGTACATGAGGACGTTGATGTCCACGCCGCCGAGGTCGACGAAGATCTTGGAGTACTTCTCCCGGACTTTCTTAAAGTGGTTAGCGATGGGGACGAGCTTTTTAAGGTCGATGTCCGTGTCGAACTCCCCGCCCTTCATGCCCGCCACCAGGGATTCGATGGGGGGCTGACTGGTGCCCTGGGCAAAGGGGGAGATGGCGCAGTCCACCACGTCGGCGCCCGCCTCGAGACCGGCGAAATAGGCCATGGAGGCCATGCCGCTGGTGTAGTGGGAGTGAATCTGCACGGGGAGACCGGTCTCCTTCTTGATGGTCCTGACGAGGGCGGCGGTCTCCACGGGGCTGATGATGCCGGCCATGTCCTTGATGCAGATGGAGTCGGCGCCCATGGACTTCATCTCCCGGGAGAGCTTGGCGAAGGCGTCGAGGGAGTGCACCGGGGACAGGGTGAAGGAGAAGGCAAGCTGCAGGTGGGCCCCTTCCTTCTTGATCTGGTCCGCTGCCACTTCCATGTTCCGGAGGTCGTTGAGGGCGTCGAACACCCGGATGATGTCAAGGCCGTTGCCAACGGCCCGCTTTACGAACTCCCGGACGGTGTCGTCGGCGTAGTGGCGGTATCCCACCACGTTCTGGCCCCGGAGGAGCATCTGGAGCTTCGTCTTCTTGAAGAGCTTACGGAGGGTGCGGAGCCTCTCCCAGGGGTCCTCGTCGAGAAAGCGCATGCAGGTGTCGAAGGTGGCTCCGCCCCAGACTTCCATGGAGTGGAAGCCCACCTCGTCCATCATCTCCACGACGGGGGTCATGTCCGAGATGCTCATGCGGGTGGCCATAAGGGACTGGTGCCCGTCCCGGAGAGTCGTGTCGGTGATGCCTACCTTGCGGGGCACCCTGTGGGATGCGGAGGAATCGGCGGTTACCGCTTCGGGCGCCTCCTGTACTTTCGCCGCTTCGGCCGGAGGGGCCGGAGTCGCTGCCTTGTTCTTTTTTTCGTTCGTCATCTACTTTTCTCCTCCATACTGATTTTGTTATTTCCCGTGCTTTTGTTCTCAATCCGCCGCGAGAGGCGAAGACTTCGCCTCTTCCCAGAGCCGGTCAAGCTCTTCCGGAGTATATTCGCTCCAGGGCCGGGCATCCTCCGCCACGTACTGCTCCACCCGCCGGAACCGCCCGGTGAATTTCCTGTTGGCCCTTCCCAGGGCGGAGTCGGGGTTCACGCCGAGGTGACGGGCAAGGTTGACGGCGGCGAAGAGAAGGTCGCCCATCTCGTCCTCTATTTTTTCAGGAGCTCCGTCCTCTGCCGCTTCCCGGAGCTCGGTCATTTCTTCCTCCACTTTACCATACAGGGGGGATAGATCGCCCTTCGGCCAGTCGAAACCCACGTGGGCCGCCTTGCCCTGGATCCGGTAGGCCTTGGCCAGGGGGGGCATGCCCTCCGGCACACCCGCAAGGAGGGAGGTGTCCTTCTTTTTTTTGTTTTCCTTTTCGCCGGTCTTGATCTGCTCCCAGTTCCGCAGCACGTCGCCGCTCGAGTCGGCCCGGGCATGGCCGAACACATGGGGGTGCCTGCGGACCAGCTTCTCCACCAGCCCCCGGATCACGTCTTCAACTGAGAAAAGGCCCATCTCCGAGGCTATCTGGGACACGAAAACCACCTGAAGCAGCACGTCGCCGCACTCCTCCCGGATGTCGTCGCTGTCGCTCCTCGTCACCGCATCCACGAGCTCGTAGGCTTCCTCCACGATATAGGCGCGCAGGCTTTCGAGGGTCTGCTCCCTGTCCCAGGGGCACCCGCCCGGAGCCCGGAGGCGGCTCATCACCGACACGAGCTCCCCGAAGGCGCTGCCGCAGTTTTCGTTCATTCACCGCACCTGCTTTCCGTGACGGAGGGCATGAAGCACATCGGCCAGGCCCGCGGATCCGCCCGGGCCCGTAATCTTTCCCTCCGATGCATACCAGTTCTTTCTTTTTTTCAGATCGTCGAACACAGGGCCCCTGCCCCGAAGGACAGTATCTCTTTTCCCGCATTCCACAGACAAGATACCATACTTTCCGCCCCGTGACCGCAGCAAAGATACTGAAAAGAGATTCTTCAGGGGGGGCGGCAGGGGACCGAACCTGTCCAGCACTTCCTTTTCGAGCTCCCGAAGATCCTCGGGACCGTCGACCCGGAGCAGCCTGCGGTAGAGGGCGATCCTGATGGTCTCCTGGGGGATGTAGGAGGCCGGGA
This region of Aminivibrio sp. genomic DNA includes:
- a CDS encoding PhoH family protein — its product is MTNINVNDTVETGFSIKEVEFSDLDSMSRFAGKDDENIAAIEERYPVRLVVRGNRVAVRGPDGGVVDMVHSLLEQLHTIAGKGHLLHLADVRYAMDMIAERGSVDLAPLFSEVICTTARGKPIRAKTEGQRKYLEAVRNNHIVFAIGPAGTGKTYLAVCHAVALLKAAAISRIVLVRPAVEAGESLGYLPGDLREKVEPYVRPLYDAFYDLLSPERFLRYVDKGVIEIAPLAYMRGRTLNDSFIILDEAQNTTPEQMKMFLTRLGFGSKAVITGDITQVDLPAGKQSGLRQVRDILYGIDGIEFFYLTHSDVVRHEIVQQVVKAYERYEQQREQSD
- a CDS encoding pyruvate carboxylase subunit B, coding for MTNEKKNKAATPAPPAEAAKVQEAPEAVTADSSASHRVPRKVGITDTTLRDGHQSLMATRMSISDMTPVVEMMDEVGFHSMEVWGGATFDTCMRFLDEDPWERLRTLRKLFKKTKLQMLLRGQNVVGYRHYADDTVREFVKRAVGNGLDIIRVFDALNDLRNMEVAADQIKKEGAHLQLAFSFTLSPVHSLDAFAKLSREMKSMGADSICIKDMAGIISPVETAALVRTIKKETGLPVQIHSHYTSGMASMAYFAGLEAGADVVDCAISPFAQGTSQPPIESLVAGMKGGEFDTDIDLKKLVPIANHFKKVREKYSKIFVDLGGVDINVLMYQIPGGMYSNLISQLKDQNALHRLPEVLDEVPRVRKEMGYPPLVTPTSQIVGTQATLNVLVGERWKIVPKEVRSYFLGQYGKPPAELDPEIQKKVIGDEIPITCRPAENIAPELEAAAKAVEPWILQPEDVLSYVLFPAVAKDFLMRKFAREMKVDVGVSELVDGAGYPV
- the mazG gene encoding nucleoside triphosphate pyrophosphohydrolase, whose translation is MNENCGSAFGELVSVMSRLRAPGGCPWDREQTLESLRAYIVEEAYELVDAVTRSDSDDIREECGDVLLQVVFVSQIASEMGLFSVEDVIRGLVEKLVRRHPHVFGHARADSSGDVLRNWEQIKTGEKENKKKKDTSLLAGVPEGMPPLAKAYRIQGKAAHVGFDWPKGDLSPLYGKVEEEMTELREAAEDGAPEKIEDEMGDLLFAAVNLARHLGVNPDSALGRANRKFTGRFRRVEQYVAEDARPWSEYTPEELDRLWEEAKSSPLAAD